CGTTTATTTTGCTCTCTTCTTTGTAACACTTGCTCAGCTTCCGTGGTATCTGGCGGCTGTTCTTGCCATAGCTTGTGCTGCTTTACTGGGATTTACAGTTGACAGGATTGCTTACAAACCAATAAGAAGTGCCCCAAGAATATCTGCGCTTATAACGGCCATCGGTGTCTCTTTCTTTCTAGAAAGCCTTGCGGTAGTTGTGTTTTCGGGCATTCCTAGATCGTTCCGAACTATCTTTCCCCAGTCATTGAACGAGATGATTATCATCGGTGGTCATATGGAAGTTAAGTACGGCAAGGAAGTAGTGTTGGGCGGCATAAGGTTTCCAGTAATATCACTCATAACACTTATTGTTGCAGCTATTGCTCTCGTTTTTCTTTGGTGGTTCATTTTCAAAACTAAGGTCGGAATGGCAATGAGGGCAGTTTCTCTAGATATTCAGACAACATCGCTTATGGGAGTAAATGTAGATCGTGTGATTGGAATGACATTTGCCCTGGGGTCGGCTCTCGCGGCTATTGGTGGAATACTTTGGGCAATCAGGTATCCCCAGGTATGGCCTTACATGGGCTTTATACCAGGAATGAAAGCCTTTGTTGCCGCTGTCTTTGGTGGGATAGGATCTGTACCAGGAGCAGTACTCGGAGGCTTGATACTTGGGATCACCGAAGTGATGATGGTCGGTATAATGCCGAGTGCTGCGGGTTACAGAGATGCTTTTGCGTTCTTCATTTTGATAATAATTCTCTCAATTAAACCCTCCGGTTTACTGGGTAAACAGGAAGCAGTGAAGGTGTGATTTGATGAAGCAACGGACGAAGACTTCACTGACATTGATCGCACTTCCTTTGATTGCGTTTCTTCTCTTTCTATCGCAAGAATTTCTGAACAGCTATTATTCGAGAATAATTACACTTATTGGAATCTACGGAATAATGGCTGTCAGTCTCACGCTCGTAAATGGTATATCCGGAGTCTTTTCGCTGGGACATGCCGGATTCATAGCACTTGGTGCATACACTTCAGCGCTACTGACGCTATCTCCCAAGCAGAAGGAAATGACGTTCCTCATCGAGAAGCTGATTTGGCCACTGAATTCGATTCAGATTCCCTTCTTCTGGGCGACAATAATTGCGGGGCTGGTTGCGGCGATATTCGCCTTCTTGATTGGGTGGCCGTCGCTAAGATTGACGGGTGATTACTTCGCAATTGCGACACTCGGCTTTTCTGAGATAATCAGAATTTTCGCGTTGAATCTCAATTCGATAACTAACGGAGCACTCGGGCTGAAGGCACTACCAGATCACACAAATGTGTGGTGGGCTTGGGGATGGTTGCTAGTTACGGTTGCCTGTGTGATGAGCCTTTCTTACAGTTCTTTTGGCAGGGCGTTGAGGGCGATAAGAGAAGATAGGGTTGCAGCTCAGGCTATGGGAATAAACGTCTTTAAGCATCAGCTAATGGCCTTTGTAGTAGGCGGTTTCTTTGCAGGCATTTCTGGTTCTCTGTACGGACACTGGCTAAGTACAATCGATCCAAGGACAAACACTTTTGGGATACTTCTCACATTCAACGTGCTTATCATGATTGTGTTGGGCGGTTTGGGAAGTATAACGGGAGCGATTATCGGGGGTGCACTATTCGCATTCTTGAGTGAATGGCTGCGATTCCTGGAAGGCCCTATGAATCTATTTGGCTTCAAAATCATGGGGATGAGTGGAATGAGGATGCTTGTCTTCTCAGGCCTCTTTGTAATAATCATGATCTTCTGGCCTAGAGGACTGATGGGAAGGAAAGAGTTTTCCTGGGAGGGTCTCGCATCTCTTTTCAGAAGGGGAGATAAGAGATGAGCCTATTAACGCTGGATAATACGACGATGAAGTTTGGAGGACTTACAGCAGTGGAAGAAGTTAGCCTGTGTGTAGAGGAAGGCGAGATCTTCGGACTCATCGGTCCAAATGGAGCGGGCAAAACAACGGTATTTAACATGATTACCG
This is a stretch of genomic DNA from Mesotoga sp. BH458_6_3_2_1. It encodes these proteins:
- a CDS encoding branched-chain amino acid ABC transporter permease gives rise to the protein MDPKTLLQNFINGLSLGSLYALIAIGYTMVYGILRLINFAHGDIFMMAVYFALFFVTLAQLPWYLAAVLAIACAALLGFTVDRIAYKPIRSAPRISALITAIGVSFFLESLAVVVFSGIPRSFRTIFPQSLNEMIIIGGHMEVKYGKEVVLGGIRFPVISLITLIVAAIALVFLWWFIFKTKVGMAMRAVSLDIQTTSLMGVNVDRVIGMTFALGSALAAIGGILWAIRYPQVWPYMGFIPGMKAFVAAVFGGIGSVPGAVLGGLILGITEVMMVGIMPSAAGYRDAFAFFILIIILSIKPSGLLGKQEAVKV
- a CDS encoding branched-chain amino acid ABC transporter permease encodes the protein MKQRTKTSLTLIALPLIAFLLFLSQEFLNSYYSRIITLIGIYGIMAVSLTLVNGISGVFSLGHAGFIALGAYTSALLTLSPKQKEMTFLIEKLIWPLNSIQIPFFWATIIAGLVAAIFAFLIGWPSLRLTGDYFAIATLGFSEIIRIFALNLNSITNGALGLKALPDHTNVWWAWGWLLVTVACVMSLSYSSFGRALRAIREDRVAAQAMGINVFKHQLMAFVVGGFFAGISGSLYGHWLSTIDPRTNTFGILLTFNVLIMIVLGGLGSITGAIIGGALFAFLSEWLRFLEGPMNLFGFKIMGMSGMRMLVFSGLFVIIMIFWPRGLMGRKEFSWEGLASLFRRGDKR